The sequence GAGCCGGTCGCGCTCTCCTCGCGCGCAATCGTCGCCGAGGATGATGTCCGCGCCCTGTTCGCGGCGCTTGGTGCACCGCTGCGCCACGCTCCGGGAACCGTTCACTATCTGATGAATTGTCCGCTCGGCCACCATCGCGTGGCGCACCTGGTGCTTCAGCGCGAACACGGGCCGGTCACCGCGCTCTATGTGCCACGCGTGCATGAGCCACGGCAGGACTTCAACCGAGCCGGCGTGCGTGGTCGTGAACTTCCGGTAGCGGATGGCACGCTAATCCTGCTTGCCGCCAGCGACCGCGAGTTCGACGCCATCGGCGCCGAGTTTCAGTACGCGTTCGGCGCTGGCGACAGCGGTGCGGTGGGCGCGCCTTGATCGGTTTCGGGGTGGCGGGCGCGCCGGCCATCGGCTAGCGTCTGCAGCCTTGGCGCCGCACCCGCGGTGCCGTCGCACAGGTCGTCCGCGTGTCCACACCCGATCTCTCCGTCGTCGTCCCGGTATTCAACGAGCGCGACAACGTCCCGACCCTGGTTGACGAAATCGTCAACGCGCTGCGCGGGCGCATCGCCTTCGAGATCGTCTACGTCGACGACCACAGCCGCGACGATACCTTGGCCGTGCTGACCTCGCTGCTGGCGCGGGTACCGGAGCTGCGCGTGCTGCATCACGTCACGCAAAGCGGTCAGAGCACCGCGGTGCGCAACGGTGTCAAGGCGGCGCGCGGCGGCTGGATCGCCACCCTCGACGGTGATGGCCAGAACGATCCGGCCGACATCCCGAAGCTGCTCGAGGCGCGCACCGCAGCGGATGCGCAGACCAAGCTCTTCGCCGGCTGGCGCGTGCAGCGGCGCGATACCGGCAGCAAGCGTCTCGCCTCGAAGCTGGCGAATGCACTGCGCAGCCGCCTGCTCCGCGACGCCACGCCCGACACCGGCTGCGG comes from Lysobacterales bacterium and encodes:
- a CDS encoding DUF3379 family protein; translation: MNCLEFRRAIGTDPRNLDETADAHRVQCARCSDALQRALGFERTLSAAFAVPVPEGLADRLLLAQITATRHEPARPRWRNWSLAAALLLSIGLGAAFAWRWIGLNAPMSDLAIAHLAHEPVALSSRAIVAEDDVRALFAALGAPLRHAPGTVHYLMNCPLGHHRVAHLVLQREHGPVTALYVPRVHEPRQDFNRAGVRGRELPVADGTLILLAASDREFDAIGAEFQYAFGAGDSGAVGAP
- a CDS encoding glycosyltransferase family 2 protein; amino-acid sequence: MSTPDLSVVVPVFNERDNVPTLVDEIVNALRGRIAFEIVYVDDHSRDDTLAVLTSLLARVPELRVLHHVTQSGQSTAVRNGVKAARGGWIATLDGDGQNDPADIPKLLEARTAADAQTKLFAGWRVQRRDTGSKRLASKLANALRSRLLRDATPDTGCGIKLFEREAFLDLPYFDHMHRYLPALMQRAGWNTQSVPVNHRPRSAGVSKYNNLQRALVGIADLRGVAWLIRRAKRSVVEEISNG